A single Tenacibaculum sp. 190524A02b DNA region contains:
- the panB gene encoding 3-methyl-2-oxobutanoate hydroxymethyltransferase: protein MSTAKKQYKRVTVKSLVEMKANGEKISMLTAYDYTMAKIVDGAGIDVILVGDSASNVMAGHETTLPITLDQMIYHASSVIRAIDRCLVVVDLPFGTYQGNSKNALESAIRIMKESGGHAVKLEGGSEIAESISRILTAGIPVMGHLGLTPQSIYKFGTYTVRAKEEEEAKKLKEDAKLLEQLGCFALVLEKVPAKLAQEVAEELSIPVIGIGAGSGVDGQVLVTHDMIGMTHEFSPRFLRRYLDLYSEMTKAFQSYISDVKSQDFPNEKEQY, encoded by the coding sequence ATGTCAACAGCAAAAAAACAATACAAAAGAGTTACCGTTAAATCACTAGTAGAAATGAAAGCCAATGGTGAAAAAATCTCTATGTTAACTGCCTATGATTATACTATGGCAAAAATTGTTGATGGTGCGGGAATAGATGTTATTTTGGTTGGTGATTCTGCTTCAAATGTTATGGCTGGACATGAAACTACCTTACCTATTACTTTAGATCAGATGATTTATCATGCTAGCTCAGTTATACGTGCTATTGATAGATGTTTAGTTGTTGTTGATTTACCTTTTGGAACTTATCAAGGAAACTCAAAAAATGCTTTAGAGTCTGCGATTAGAATTATGAAAGAATCAGGAGGTCATGCGGTAAAGCTTGAGGGAGGAAGTGAAATAGCCGAATCTATTTCTAGAATTTTAACCGCTGGAATTCCTGTTATGGGACATCTAGGATTAACACCTCAGTCAATTTATAAATTTGGAACCTATACTGTTAGAGCCAAAGAAGAAGAAGAAGCTAAAAAATTAAAAGAAGATGCTAAACTCTTAGAGCAATTAGGTTGTTTTGCACTAGTCTTAGAAAAAGTTCCTGCTAAATTGGCACAAGAAGTTGCTGAAGAATTGAGCATTCCTGTTATAGGTATTGGTGCTGGTAGTGGTGTTGACGGACAAGTTTTAGTGACTCATGATATGATTGGTATGACGCATGAATTTAGCCCTCGCTTTTTAAGAAGATACTTAGATTTATATTCAGAAATGACTAAAGCTTTTCAAAGCTATATCTCTGATGTAAAATCTCAGGATTTCCCTAATGAAAAAGAGCAGTATTAA
- a CDS encoding 2-hydroxyacid dehydrogenase → MKVLHIDSNHSLLITQLKALGFQNDEDYVSTKEEIENKIQNYDGIIIRSRFTIDKNFLDKAIHLKFIGRVGAGLENIDCDYATSKGIHLISAPEGNRNAVGEHTLGMLLSLFNKLNKADEEVRSGKWLREENRGIELDGKTVGIIGYGNMGKAFAKKLKGFDVDVLCYDIKEAVEDENCTQVSLAELQEKADVLSLHTPQTPLTIDMVNDEFINSFKKPFWLLNTARGKSVVTKDLVDALKSGKILGAGLDVLEYEKKSFENLFNSDNLPSAFQYLITVNNVILSPHVAGWTIESKEKLAQTIVNKIKEIF, encoded by the coding sequence ATGAAAGTTCTTCATATAGACAGTAACCATTCGTTACTAATTACTCAATTAAAAGCTTTAGGTTTTCAAAACGACGAAGATTATGTATCTACCAAAGAAGAGATAGAAAATAAAATACAAAATTACGATGGTATTATTATTCGAAGTCGATTTACCATTGATAAAAACTTCTTGGACAAAGCTATTCATTTAAAGTTTATTGGTCGTGTTGGTGCTGGATTAGAGAATATTGATTGTGACTATGCCACTTCTAAAGGCATTCATTTAATTTCTGCCCCTGAAGGAAATAGAAACGCTGTAGGAGAGCATACATTAGGAATGCTTTTATCTTTATTCAATAAGCTAAACAAAGCAGATGAAGAAGTAAGAAGTGGTAAATGGCTTAGAGAAGAGAATAGAGGTATTGAATTAGATGGAAAAACTGTTGGTATTATTGGTTATGGTAACATGGGAAAAGCTTTTGCCAAAAAATTAAAAGGATTTGATGTAGACGTATTATGTTATGATATTAAAGAAGCTGTAGAAGATGAAAATTGCACACAAGTTAGTTTAGCAGAACTACAGGAAAAAGCTGATGTATTAAGTTTGCATACTCCACAAACTCCATTAACGATAGATATGGTTAATGATGAATTTATAAATAGTTTTAAAAAACCATTTTGGTTACTAAATACTGCTAGAGGAAAATCTGTTGTTACCAAGGATTTAGTTGACGCTTTAAAGTCTGGAAAAATATTAGGAGCTGGATTAGATGTATTAGAATATGAAAAAAAATCATTTGAGAACTTATTTAATAGTGATAACCTTCCTAGTGCATTTCAATACTTAATAACAGTAAACAATGTAATTTTATCTCCACATGTGGCTGGCTGGACTATAGAAAGTAAAGAAAAACTAGCCCAAACTATTGTTAATAAAATCAAAGAAATTTTTTAG
- a CDS encoding DUF1801 domain-containing protein: MKYEAASPEDYITKVPEDRQEALKKLQATIKNHLPKGFQEGIQYGMIGYFVPLSIYPEGYHCTPNEPLPFMSFASQKNSINLYHSGIYAIPELHQWFVSEYPKYCKRKLDMGKSCIRFKKIEEIPYALIAELCGKVSVEQWIAIYEKNVKNRKK, encoded by the coding sequence ATGAAGTACGAGGCTGCATCTCCAGAGGATTATATTACTAAAGTACCTGAGGATAGACAAGAAGCTTTAAAGAAGTTACAAGCTACTATTAAAAACCATCTTCCAAAAGGATTTCAAGAAGGAATCCAATATGGTATGATTGGCTACTTTGTACCCTTATCTATTTACCCTGAAGGTTATCATTGTACGCCTAATGAACCATTACCTTTTATGAGTTTTGCCTCACAAAAAAATTCTATCAATTTATATCATAGCGGTATATATGCTATTCCAGAACTTCATCAATGGTTTGTTAGTGAATATCCTAAATACTGTAAACGAAAACTAGACATGGGTAAAAGCTGTATTCGTTTTAAAAAAATAGAAGAAATTCCTTATGCACTAATCGCTGAATTATGTGGTAAAGTTTCAGTTGAGCAATGGATCGCTATTTATGAAAAAAATGTAAAAAACAGAAAAAAATGA
- a CDS encoding VOC family protein, producing the protein MKKGKVTGIGGVFFKTEDTQKTKDWYKQHLGFNTDDWGCTFWWKDNDGNKASTQWSPFDKDTKYFSPSKKDFMVNYRVENLVELLEELKQKGITVIDKIEEYEYGKFGWIIDLDGNKIELWEPKDEAFL; encoded by the coding sequence ATGAAAAAAGGAAAAGTAACTGGTATAGGAGGTGTATTTTTTAAGACGGAAGACACGCAAAAAACTAAAGATTGGTACAAACAACATTTAGGGTTTAATACAGATGATTGGGGCTGTACCTTTTGGTGGAAAGATAACGACGGAAATAAGGCTTCAACACAATGGAGTCCTTTTGATAAGGATACAAAATACTTTTCTCCTTCTAAAAAAGATTTTATGGTTAACTACCGAGTTGAAAACTTGGTTGAACTATTAGAAGAACTAAAACAGAAAGGAATTACAGTTATAGATAAAATTGAAGAATATGAATATGGGAAATTTGGTTGGATTATTGATTTAGACGGAAATAAAATTGAATTGTGGGAACCTAAAGATGAGGCTTTTTTATAA
- a CDS encoding TM2 domain-containing protein — MHIVDENGKPIPHHSQESKRILAGVLAIILGGFGVHKFVLNYTKEGITTLALTVVLSILSCGILSGIMWLITFVEGIIYLTKTDEEFINIYQINKKPWF, encoded by the coding sequence ATGCATATTGTTGACGAAAACGGAAAACCAATTCCGCATCATTCACAAGAAAGTAAACGAATATTAGCTGGGGTTTTAGCTATAATTCTTGGTGGGTTTGGAGTCCATAAATTTGTACTTAACTATACTAAAGAAGGAATAACAACTTTGGCTTTAACCGTTGTTTTAAGTATTTTAAGTTGTGGGATTCTTTCTGGAATCATGTGGCTAATCACTTTTGTTGAAGGAATCATTTATCTTACTAAAACTGACGAAGAGTTTATTAATATATATCAAATCAATAAAAAACCTTGGTTTTAA
- a CDS encoding acyl-CoA thioesterase, which translates to MELPKILESKTKVRFQDCDPFNHLNNGAYFNYLINAREDQILEHYNLDIYKHGREKGRNWVVGSNQIAYLKPANLMETVTIESQLIRYSTKNLVVEIRMLNEDKTELKAVLWSSFVYFNLRNLTSDKHPEHLLELFENVVLPIEQNSFEERVQSFRLQKV; encoded by the coding sequence ATGGAACTACCAAAAATTTTAGAAAGCAAAACCAAAGTAAGGTTTCAAGATTGTGATCCTTTTAACCATTTAAATAATGGAGCTTATTTTAATTATTTGATTAATGCAAGAGAAGATCAAATATTAGAACATTATAATTTAGATATTTACAAACATGGAAGAGAAAAAGGAAGAAATTGGGTAGTAGGTTCTAACCAAATAGCGTATTTGAAGCCTGCTAATTTAATGGAAACAGTAACTATAGAATCACAATTAATACGTTACAGTACTAAAAATTTAGTAGTTGAAATTAGAATGTTAAATGAGGATAAAACAGAGCTAAAAGCAGTTCTATGGAGTTCTTTTGTATATTTTAATTTAAGGAATTTAACTTCAGATAAGCACCCAGAACATTTGTTAGAGCTATTTGAAAATGTTGTTTTACCTATTGAGCAAAATAGCTTTGAAGAAAGAGTTCAAAGTTTTAGATTACAAAAGGTTTAA
- a CDS encoding TetR/AcrR family transcriptional regulator has product MSKSEKTKAYIIETVAPIFNKNGFSAMSLSKITEATGLTKGAIYGHFTNKEELAVEAYKFSVRRVLKDMNKKVNEGKTPLEMLLKLAAFYETYYEYNIQYGGCPILNIGVDSGHQNTIIAEVVRSYNTRILDKFSQLVEKGKESGELREEVNSMQYAKRFFYMVEGAVYMAFIMQDKSYLLDLSATMEQMILNEMKQ; this is encoded by the coding sequence TTGTCAAAGTCAGAAAAAACGAAAGCTTATATTATTGAAACCGTTGCACCTATTTTTAATAAAAATGGATTTTCAGCAATGAGTTTATCCAAGATAACGGAAGCTACAGGTTTGACGAAAGGAGCAATTTATGGACATTTTACGAATAAAGAAGAACTGGCAGTGGAAGCGTATAAGTTTTCTGTAAGAAGGGTGCTGAAGGATATGAATAAAAAAGTGAATGAAGGAAAAACTCCTTTGGAAATGCTTTTAAAATTAGCTGCTTTTTATGAAACTTATTATGAGTATAATATACAATATGGAGGATGTCCTATTTTAAACATAGGCGTAGATTCTGGTCATCAGAATACCATTATAGCTGAGGTGGTACGATCTTATAATACTAGAATTTTAGATAAGTTTTCACAATTAGTAGAGAAAGGAAAAGAATCTGGAGAACTTAGAGAAGAAGTGAATAGTATGCAATATGCCAAACGTTTTTTTTATATGGTGGAAGGCGCTGTATATATGGCATTTATTATGCAAGATAAAAGTTATTTATTAGATTTATCAGCTACGATGGAGCAAATGATACTTAATGAAATGAAACAATAA